In the Flavobacterium sp. 90 genome, TGATTATCTAAATGGCAAAAAACTAGAACAAAAAGCAACTTATAGTTTACAAGCTCACGCAAGTTATTACTTCAAAAACAACATGTGGATTGGTTTTAATACCAATTGGTTCTTTGGCGGAAAGACTGTAATAGATGGCGTTTCAGACGATAGCCAAATTGATAATTGGAGAGTAGGAGGGACTTTTTCTACTCCGGTTGCAAAAGGACAATCTGTTAAATTTCAATATCACGTAGGAGCTTATACCAATAACGGATTAAATTATTATGCACTTTCAGTTGCCTATCAATATTCGTTTTTTTAATAGTAAGAATATTTTTACTTAAAGTTTTTTAATATATTAAAAATCAGTATATTTGAAATTAGATACCCATTTATAAACAAACTAAATTTTATAAACATGAAAAAATTAAGTCTTATTCTTATTGTGGCAATTGCATCATTTTCTTCTTACGCTCAATCATCGTTTAAAGAAGATGTTGATGTTCTTCAAAGTGTTTACGGAAAATCAAAAAGTGATCTTGTAAAACAATACATGAATTTGTCAGATGCACAATCTACTGCTTTTACAAAAGTTTACGATAGTTATGAAACAGAACGTAAAGCACTTGGACAAACGAAGTTTCAGCTTATTAATGATTATGCTGCAAATTATGCAACCTTAACAGATGAAAAAGCGGATGAATTGGCAAAAGGAACTTTAAAAAATCATTTGGGTTATGAGAAATTATATTCTAAAACTTATGGACAAGCAAAGAAAGCAATCGGTGCTATAAATGCTGCTAAATTTATTCAGCTAGAAGTATATCTTCAAACGATAATCAGAGCCGAAATTCTGGAGTCAATTCCTTTTATTGGTGAATTAGATAAATCAAAAGTTCAAATAAACTAAGGTTTGTTTTTTTATATACAAAAAGCCGTTATTGATTCAATAACGGCTTTTATATTTAATATCTTATTCTGGTTTAGACTCTTTGTTGTTAATTTCTTTAATGTAAATGTCTTGTTTTGGAAAAGGGATTTCAATATTATTTTCTCTGAAACTTTTATCAATCATGATTATAAGATCACTTTTTACATCATTGGCAAACTTAATATGACCAACCCAAAATTTTACTACAATATCAATTGAACTGGCGCTAAATTCCTTAAACCAAATAATAGGTTCCGGATTTTGAAGCACTAAAGGATGATTAACCAAAATTTCTTCTAATAATCTTTTCGTCTCTTCCAGATTAGTTCCGTACGCAACACCAATCTCAATATCAGTACGTTTTTTATTGTTTGATAAAGTCCAGTTTGTTAAATGCTGGCTCAACAAATCACCATTTGGGATTATTACATCAGCTCCGTCAAAAGTAGCTACAACGCTGCTGCGAATACCAATTGATTTCATTTTTACCGTTTGTCCGCCAATATCAATCGTGTCATCAATATTAACCGGTTTTTCGAAAGCGATAATAAGACCGCTGACTAAGTTGTTTACCAAAGTCTGAAGACCAAATCCAATACCAACTCCCAATGCACTTATAATAATCGTAAGACGGTCAACCGGAATTCCAGAAGATATAAAAGCCAGGCTAATACCAATACTAAAAATGGCAATTTGAATAAGTATGAGCCAACTCCCAAATTTATTTGTTCTGTTTCCAGTCGTCGAGCGAACAGAATTGCTGGTTAAAAATGATACAATTTTGGCAATAAGTACAGAAGTTATAATAATGAAAAAGAAAATTAAGATGCTTTGATATGAATAGTTGATATCTCCAATAGTTCGTTGTTCATTAAAAAAATCAATAATTGGATCCAGAATTGCGTGAAAGAAATAAGAGTTTTTTCCAATCGAAACCAACTAGGCAAAAATGAATAAAGTATTAACTTTTGGACTAAATTTTATTTTTTCAAGTTCGCTTATGTTCAGTTGTTTTTCTTCGTTAGTTTCTCTTAAAAAGTTCGAATAATTTATAATGTCAATAATCAAACGATACGTATTGGTAAACAAATAATACATTAAAACTGTAACGATTCCATTAACCATTAATAGTTTTCCTAAGTTATAATTTTGGTCAATTAATATAAAAAATAAGGAAGCCACTTCAATAAAAATGGAAACGTAAAGGCTGTATCTAAAGAACGGATTCAGAATTTCTGTTTTCTTTTTTAAGATATAAATACCAAATGCCGCTGAGGTTAATGCTAAAAGAAGAATCAGAAAAACTTCTTTTACCGAATGAATTAAAATGTTGTTATCATACAATGCCAAAAGAATAAAAATGACATAGATTTTCCATACCCATTTTTCTTTTTTAGGAAAATATTCTTTGTTGACAATCGTTAGTGCTATAATCGAAATTAGCCAAATTAAAGCAGTGAAAGCAAAAGGCGGATAAAGAAATAGAAAATTAAATAAAGTAAATGAAATTAATATCGCGCATGAAACTGGATGTTCGAAGATTTGTTTTGAAAATCTTATCTTATCATAAAAGCCTTCTTTCTTGTATTTGTTTTTCAGAAATAGCAAGTATGTAATCAATGCAATCGCCAACAAAAACATTAAAATAATAGTATTAAAATGGTTGGAGATGAAGAAAAGTAAGATGATTAATTCTTTGGTTAACGAATAAAAAAAGGATTCATTGAAAGATAAATTATTTTGACTTGGTTTAAAAATTTTGCCATCCGGATGAAGTAAGTTTCTAAATTCATTTTTTCGAATATTATCTGTTTCAATTATATCATTTTGCAGCGCATATTTAAACTTCGTACCCAGTATTTGTAGTTTGCTAATACTATCCAGAGCATTTTTGAACCTCATATTAAGTAATCTGACCTCTGAGTTCATTTGTGAATAACGCTGGTAATATAACTTTTTTGTCAGTGAATCTTTAGGCAATGTAAATAGCGCTTTTTTAACGATCAAAGAATCAATTTTGCTTTGTATTGCACTTAATTGAAGATCATTTTTTTTGATTTTTTCCAATTGAATATCTACTCGGGTTTGCAATTCGTTAAGCATAACCGAGGTAACTGTTATATTTCTAAGTGTCTGAAAATCGTTTTTATTTTTGATGATGCCATCAATCGCCGTTTTTTTTAGTCTGATAACATAATCTAATTCAGAAGTAAAACCTTTGTAATCAATTCCTGTTTTTAGAATTAGATCAGCTTCCTGAATGTTTTTAGAAATAGCATCGAATAATAAAGCGCGTTGCCGGCTTATTTGGTTTTCTGCAAAATGGACATTACTTTTTTCTTCATCTAGTTTCAGTAGATTTTCTAATTTGTTTTTAGAATTTAAACTATCATTTGAAGAAGCGGTTTGCGAATAAGAAACTGAAATTTGTAATGCAATAAGAAGTAGTATCGTTGCTGATTTTAGACCACTTTTTTTTATTAAGGTATTATAAATAATAATTGTAAAGATTATAATATAACAGACCATAATAATTTCTTTTTTGAATATTATATCAAAAATACTACAAAAAAAAATATCCTAGAATAAATATTTATTTTAGGATATTTTTTAAGGTTTGTTATTTAGACTTCACTTCATAAATGGCATTTACCATTCCGTTTCGTGGAGAATCCAGAGAAAGTTCCCAGAACATGATTCCGCCTAATTTTTTAGATTTTACATATTCTGTTTTTGCTTTTATCGACGTTAAATCGTCTGATGTTGCAAATGTTTTTAATCCTGCATTGTACCAATACGGTGCTTTAGCTTTATCATCCCAAAAATATTTCCAGCCATTAGCTTCTGTGTAAGTAGTGGCAAAGTTTTTAAAATCAACACCTGGAATATGTTCTCCGGCTTGATAAAGTCCATTGTTTATATTTTCTACATTTTGCCATGTTCTCGAATAAAATGCACCACCAATAATTAATTTTTCAGCAGGAACTCCTTGTTTTAATAGGTAAGTAACGGCTCTGTCTGTAGATTCTTCCTTAGGATTTGTGCTGTATAAAGGCGTGTGATGTCCGGTAACTTTAGAATATCCGTTTACCAAATCATAGCTCATTATATTGATGCGATTTACTAAAGGTGCAACAGCTTTCCAATCAATAGATTCGTCTAAATATTTTTGAAAACCACCTGCAGCAAAACTCAATTCGTATTTTTTGCCTAATGTAGAGCGCAAAATTTTGATTAATTCTGTGAAATTTGGTTTATCGGCAGCTTGGTATAAATGCCCCGGAAGACCTTCAATCGCTGGATATTCCCAATCAAGATCTAAACCATCTACTTTAAAATAATTACTGACTTCTTTTACTGATTTTGCAAAAGTTAATCTTCCTTCAGCTGTAGAAAAAGCTGCAGAACAAGGCTCGCATCCGCCCCAACCGCCAAGTGAAAGTATAATTTTTAGTTGTGGATTTTTGGCTTTTAAAGACACCAAATACTTAATAGTTGTCGAATCCTTAGGAGAATCAACGCTTAGTTTACCATCTTTTAAATGACAAAAACTAAAAATAATTTGATTTAGTTTGTTGACTTCATATTCGTTAATTAGTTTATCATCGCCGGTATAGTAGGCAATAATGTCCATTTTTTTATTTTTTTGTGCGAAAGTATTTGTGGTACAAAAGCACAAAACAAATAGGGCAATTAGGTTAATTTGTTTCATTTTTAAGCTATTAGTTTTTTGAAATGCTAAATATAAAACATTAGAATCGAAAATTCACTATCATTTTTGTAACAGAAACGCAATTTTAATAAAGATTTGTGAAATGAGATTATAATCTAAAGTAGAGACGCACAGCAGTGCGTCTTCGCAATAAGGAGACGCACTGCTGTGCGCCTCTACAAAAAAATGGTGAAACAAAAATAAACCCGCACTGTTTCGGATTAGTGCGGGTTTAAACAAATTAAAAGCTAAAAACTATTTTTATATTAGAAGCAGTATTCGTTTTCTGCAACTAATTTAGATGTAATAACTTCTCTCAAAGCTACAACATTTGGATTGTTTGTGTATTTTGTAAAACGTTTAAGTCCCATTAACATCATACGTTGTTCGTCTCCTTCAGCGAAAGAAATAATTCCTTCTTTACCTCTTGAGTTTACGATATCTACTGCTTTATACAAGTATAATTTTGCCATAGCAATTTGCTCTTGTACTTTATCTTCACCTTGATTTTTAGCTAATTTCTCCGTTCTAAGAATAGTACTTTCAGCCATGTAAATTTCGATTAAGATATCAGAAGCAGCCATTAATAACTGTTGGTGAGAATCTAAATCAGGTCCGTATTTTTGAACAGCGCTTCCGGCAACCATTAAGAAAACTTTCTTAAGATTAGCGATAATTCCTTTTTCTTCAGCAAATAATTCAGAGAAATCTGGAGTATCAAAAGATGGAATTCCCATTAATTCTTCCTGAACTTTCATTGCAGGTCCAAGTAATTCAACGTGACCTTTCATAGCCTTTTTGATCAACATACCTACAGAAAGCATTCTGTTAATTTCGTTTGTTCCTTCGTAGATTCTAGCGATACGAGCATCTCTCCACGCACTTTCCATTGGAGTGTCTTCTGAGAATCCCATTCCACCAAAAATCTGAATTCCTTCGTCAGCACAAGCTTGAACGTCTTCAGAAACTGCTACTTTAAGGATAGAACATTCGATAGCATATTCTTCAACACCTTTTAATTCAGCTTCTTGATGAGTAGTTCCTTCAGCCTCACGAGCAGCGATTCTGTCTTCGATATCTTTTGCAGCACGGTAAGAAGCACTTTCTCCAGCGTATGCATTAGTTGCCATTTCAGCTAGTTTAGAACGGATTGCTCCAAAAGATGCAATTGCAGTGTTAAACTGAATTCTTTCGTTAGCATATTTTACTGCATTTGTAGTAACTCTACGTTGCGCATCTAAACAAGCTGCAGCCAATTTAATACGTCCAACGTTCAAAGCATTCATTGCAATTTTGAAAC is a window encoding:
- a CDS encoding mechanosensitive ion channel domain-containing protein, coding for MVSIGKNSYFFHAILDPIIDFFNEQRTIGDINYSYQSILIFFFIIITSVLIAKIVSFLTSNSVRSTTGNRTNKFGSWLILIQIAIFSIGISLAFISSGIPVDRLTIIISALGVGIGFGLQTLVNNLVSGLIIAFEKPVNIDDTIDIGGQTVKMKSIGIRSSVVATFDGADVIIPNGDLLSQHLTNWTLSNNKKRTDIEIGVAYGTNLEETKRLLEEILVNHPLVLQNPEPIIWFKEFSASSIDIVVKFWVGHIKFANDVKSDLIIMIDKSFRENNIEIPFPKQDIYIKEINNKESKPE
- a CDS encoding glycoside hydrolase family 18 protein produces the protein MDIIAYYTGDDKLINEYEVNKLNQIIFSFCHLKDGKLSVDSPKDSTTIKYLVSLKAKNPQLKIILSLGGWGGCEPCSAAFSTAEGRLTFAKSVKEVSNYFKVDGLDLDWEYPAIEGLPGHLYQAADKPNFTELIKILRSTLGKKYELSFAAGGFQKYLDESIDWKAVAPLVNRINIMSYDLVNGYSKVTGHHTPLYSTNPKEESTDRAVTYLLKQGVPAEKLIIGGAFYSRTWQNVENINNGLYQAGEHIPGVDFKNFATTYTEANGWKYFWDDKAKAPYWYNAGLKTFATSDDLTSIKAKTEYVKSKKLGGIMFWELSLDSPRNGMVNAIYEVKSK
- a CDS encoding acyl-CoA dehydrogenase family protein, coding for MADTIEKNVTRGGQFLVKETKCEDIFTPEDFSEEQLMMRDSVKEFVDKELWAHKDRFEKKDYAYTESSMRKAGELGLLGVAVPEEYGGLGMGFVSTMLVCDYISGATGSFSTAFGAHTGIGTMPITLYGTEEQKKKYVPKLASGEWFGAYCLTEPGAGSDANSGKTKAVLSEDGTHYSITGQKMWISNAGFCSVFIVFARIGDDKNITGFIVENDPSNGISMNEEEHKLGIRASSTRQVFFNDTKVPVENMLSERGNGFKIAMNALNVGRIKLAAACLDAQRRVTTNAVKYANERIQFNTAIASFGAIRSKLAEMATNAYAGESASYRAAKDIEDRIAAREAEGTTHQEAELKGVEEYAIECSILKVAVSEDVQACADEGIQIFGGMGFSEDTPMESAWRDARIARIYEGTNEINRMLSVGMLIKKAMKGHVELLGPAMKVQEELMGIPSFDTPDFSELFAEEKGIIANLKKVFLMVAGSAVQKYGPDLDSHQQLLMAASDILIEIYMAESTILRTEKLAKNQGEDKVQEQIAMAKLYLYKAVDIVNSRGKEGIISFAEGDEQRMMLMGLKRFTKYTNNPNVVALREVITSKLVAENEYCF